The proteins below come from a single Ictalurus furcatus strain D&B chromosome 27, Billie_1.0, whole genome shotgun sequence genomic window:
- the lingo1b gene encoding leucine-rich repeat and immunoglobulin-like domain-containing nogo receptor-interacting protein 1-B isoform X2: MTFLVTSRMVAGVVSGHSYLVACWQPILILMLGTVLSGSTTGCPSRCECNAQERSVLCHRRKLVALPEGIPIETRLLDLSKNRLKAINPEEFINYPHLEDLQLNENVISVIETGAFSNLFGLRTLGLRNNKLKLIQLGVFTGLSNLTRLDISENKIVILLDYMFQDLYNLKELEVGDSELVFISHRAFHGLNSLEQLTMERCNMTSVPTEAFSHLHTLLVLKLWHFNVNLIRDFSFRRLYRLKVLEITNWPFLEALTDKSLHGLNITTLSVTHCNLTAIPYVAIQHLVYLRSLNFSFNPIEIVEGNKLHNLMRLQVFDLVGGRLVTIEPYSFRGLNYLKVLNISSNSLSTLEESAFHSVGNLETLALYDNPLACDCRLLWVFRRRWRLNFNKQQPSCAAPEFVQGKEFKDFPDILPANYFTCQKSKIRDHKPLQRFVDEGTTVRFACQADGDPTPVIMWQSPRKQFITTKSVGRLSVSLDGTLEVRYAQIQDNGTYTCIATNAGGNDTKLAHLHVHSYSPNWPHQPNKTFAFISNQPNESGANETGRSVPFPFDMKTLIIATTMGFISFLGVVLFCLVLLFLWSRGKGNAKPNIEIEYVPRRVEGQTSPTEETHKIRMKMM, encoded by the coding sequence GTAACCAGCAGAATGGTGGCTGGCGTGGTGAGTGGGCACAGCTACCTGGTGGCATGCTGGCAGCCCATTCTTATCCTGATGCTGGGCACTGTGCTATCGGGTTCCACCACAGGATGCCCGTCTCGCTGTGAGTGCAATGCCCAGGAGCGCTCTGTGCTGTGCCACCGCAGGAAGCTGGTTGCCCTTCCAGAAGGAATCCCTATTGAGACGCGACTGTTGGACCTGAGCAAAAACCGTTTGAAAGCCATCAACCCAGAGGAGTTCATCAACTATCCCCACCTGGAGGACCTGCAGCTTAATGAGAATGTCATCTCAGTCATCGAGACGGGTGCATTCAGTAATCTCTTTGGATTACGGACGTTAGGACTACGCAACAACAAACTGAAGCTCATTCAGCTGGGTGTATTTACTGGTTTGAGTAACCTCACCAGGCTGGATATAAGTGAGAATAAAATAGTTATCTTGTTGGATTACATGTTTCAGGACCTTTACAATCTAAAAGAACTGGAAGTGGGAGATAGTGAGCTGGTCTTCATCTCTCATAGAGCCTTTCATGGACTCAATAGTTTAGAGCAGCTTACCATGGAGAGGTGCAACATGACCTCAGTGCCCACAGAGGCCTTCAGCCATCTCCATACCCTGTTAGTACTCAAGTTGTGGCATTTTAATGTCAACCTCATTAGGGATTTTTCCTTCAGGAGACTCTACCGACTAAAAGTGTTAGAGATAACAAATTGGCCCTTTCTTGAAGCCTTGACCGATAAGTCCCTGCACGGACTCAACATTACCACACTGAGTGTCACACACTGCAACCTCACTGCCATCCCATATGTGGCCATCCAGCACCTTGTGTACCTTCGATCTCTCAATTTTTCATTCAATCCCATAGAGATTGTGGAGGGCAACAAACTGCACAACTTGATGAGGCTGCAGGTATTTGACTTAGTAGGGGGTCGATTGGTCACTATTGAGCCTTACTCTTTCAGAGGACTGAACTACCTTAAGGTTCTCAACATTTCCAGCAATAGCTTGAGCACTTTAGAAGAGTCTGCCTTTCACTCAGTTGGTAACCTTGAGACCTTGGCCCTATATGACAACCCCTTGGCATGTGACTGTCGCTTGTTATGGGTTTTCCGTCGGCGCTGGAGGCTCAATTTCAACAAGCAGCAGCCATCTTGTGCTGCCCCTGAGTTTGTGCAAGGGAAAGAGTTTAAAGATTTCCCAGATATTCTCCCTGCTAATTATTTCACGTGCCAGAAATCTAAGATCCGGGACCACAAACCCCTTCAGAGATTTGTGGATGAAGGGACCACAGTTCGTTTTGCATGCCAAGCAGATGGGGACCCAACCCCTGTGATCATGTGGCAGTCTCCTCGGAAGCAATTCATCACCACCAAAAGTGTTGGACGTCTGTCAGTGTCTCTGGATGGCACCCTGGAAGTACGATATGCCCAAATACAAGACAATGGCACATATACATGTATCGCGACCAATGCAGGGGGAAATGACACCAAGCTTGCTCATTTACATGTTCATAGTTATTCACCCAACTGGCCCCATCAGCCTAATAAGACATTTGCTTTCATCTCCAACCAGCCCAATGAAAGTGGTGCCAATGAGACTGGTAGATCAGTCCCATTTCCATTTGATATGAAGACTCTTATCATTGCTACTACAATGGGATTTATTTCTTTCCTTGgagtggttttgttttgtcttgtacTCCTCTTTCTTTGGAGTCGGGGGAAAGGTAACGCCAAGCCAAACATCGAAATTGAGTATGTGCCACGTAGAGTAGAGGGGCAGACCAGTCCAACTGAGGAAACCCATAAAATcagaatgaaaatgatgtaa
- the lingo1b gene encoding leucine-rich repeat and immunoglobulin-like domain-containing nogo receptor-interacting protein 1-B isoform X1, producing MTFLQVTSRMVAGVVSGHSYLVACWQPILILMLGTVLSGSTTGCPSRCECNAQERSVLCHRRKLVALPEGIPIETRLLDLSKNRLKAINPEEFINYPHLEDLQLNENVISVIETGAFSNLFGLRTLGLRNNKLKLIQLGVFTGLSNLTRLDISENKIVILLDYMFQDLYNLKELEVGDSELVFISHRAFHGLNSLEQLTMERCNMTSVPTEAFSHLHTLLVLKLWHFNVNLIRDFSFRRLYRLKVLEITNWPFLEALTDKSLHGLNITTLSVTHCNLTAIPYVAIQHLVYLRSLNFSFNPIEIVEGNKLHNLMRLQVFDLVGGRLVTIEPYSFRGLNYLKVLNISSNSLSTLEESAFHSVGNLETLALYDNPLACDCRLLWVFRRRWRLNFNKQQPSCAAPEFVQGKEFKDFPDILPANYFTCQKSKIRDHKPLQRFVDEGTTVRFACQADGDPTPVIMWQSPRKQFITTKSVGRLSVSLDGTLEVRYAQIQDNGTYTCIATNAGGNDTKLAHLHVHSYSPNWPHQPNKTFAFISNQPNESGANETGRSVPFPFDMKTLIIATTMGFISFLGVVLFCLVLLFLWSRGKGNAKPNIEIEYVPRRVEGQTSPTEETHKIRMKMM from the coding sequence CAGGTAACCAGCAGAATGGTGGCTGGCGTGGTGAGTGGGCACAGCTACCTGGTGGCATGCTGGCAGCCCATTCTTATCCTGATGCTGGGCACTGTGCTATCGGGTTCCACCACAGGATGCCCGTCTCGCTGTGAGTGCAATGCCCAGGAGCGCTCTGTGCTGTGCCACCGCAGGAAGCTGGTTGCCCTTCCAGAAGGAATCCCTATTGAGACGCGACTGTTGGACCTGAGCAAAAACCGTTTGAAAGCCATCAACCCAGAGGAGTTCATCAACTATCCCCACCTGGAGGACCTGCAGCTTAATGAGAATGTCATCTCAGTCATCGAGACGGGTGCATTCAGTAATCTCTTTGGATTACGGACGTTAGGACTACGCAACAACAAACTGAAGCTCATTCAGCTGGGTGTATTTACTGGTTTGAGTAACCTCACCAGGCTGGATATAAGTGAGAATAAAATAGTTATCTTGTTGGATTACATGTTTCAGGACCTTTACAATCTAAAAGAACTGGAAGTGGGAGATAGTGAGCTGGTCTTCATCTCTCATAGAGCCTTTCATGGACTCAATAGTTTAGAGCAGCTTACCATGGAGAGGTGCAACATGACCTCAGTGCCCACAGAGGCCTTCAGCCATCTCCATACCCTGTTAGTACTCAAGTTGTGGCATTTTAATGTCAACCTCATTAGGGATTTTTCCTTCAGGAGACTCTACCGACTAAAAGTGTTAGAGATAACAAATTGGCCCTTTCTTGAAGCCTTGACCGATAAGTCCCTGCACGGACTCAACATTACCACACTGAGTGTCACACACTGCAACCTCACTGCCATCCCATATGTGGCCATCCAGCACCTTGTGTACCTTCGATCTCTCAATTTTTCATTCAATCCCATAGAGATTGTGGAGGGCAACAAACTGCACAACTTGATGAGGCTGCAGGTATTTGACTTAGTAGGGGGTCGATTGGTCACTATTGAGCCTTACTCTTTCAGAGGACTGAACTACCTTAAGGTTCTCAACATTTCCAGCAATAGCTTGAGCACTTTAGAAGAGTCTGCCTTTCACTCAGTTGGTAACCTTGAGACCTTGGCCCTATATGACAACCCCTTGGCATGTGACTGTCGCTTGTTATGGGTTTTCCGTCGGCGCTGGAGGCTCAATTTCAACAAGCAGCAGCCATCTTGTGCTGCCCCTGAGTTTGTGCAAGGGAAAGAGTTTAAAGATTTCCCAGATATTCTCCCTGCTAATTATTTCACGTGCCAGAAATCTAAGATCCGGGACCACAAACCCCTTCAGAGATTTGTGGATGAAGGGACCACAGTTCGTTTTGCATGCCAAGCAGATGGGGACCCAACCCCTGTGATCATGTGGCAGTCTCCTCGGAAGCAATTCATCACCACCAAAAGTGTTGGACGTCTGTCAGTGTCTCTGGATGGCACCCTGGAAGTACGATATGCCCAAATACAAGACAATGGCACATATACATGTATCGCGACCAATGCAGGGGGAAATGACACCAAGCTTGCTCATTTACATGTTCATAGTTATTCACCCAACTGGCCCCATCAGCCTAATAAGACATTTGCTTTCATCTCCAACCAGCCCAATGAAAGTGGTGCCAATGAGACTGGTAGATCAGTCCCATTTCCATTTGATATGAAGACTCTTATCATTGCTACTACAATGGGATTTATTTCTTTCCTTGgagtggttttgttttgtcttgtacTCCTCTTTCTTTGGAGTCGGGGGAAAGGTAACGCCAAGCCAAACATCGAAATTGAGTATGTGCCACGTAGAGTAGAGGGGCAGACCAGTCCAACTGAGGAAACCCATAAAATcagaatgaaaatgatgtaa